The following are encoded in a window of Hippoglossus hippoglossus isolate fHipHip1 chromosome 23, fHipHip1.pri, whole genome shotgun sequence genomic DNA:
- the ncaph2 gene encoding condensin-2 complex subunit H2 isoform X4, whose product MESTESRFAHLLQPIRELTKNWDVDVASELNDYLEELDEMCITFDGGKFRLNFAEAAMLIQGSACIYSKKVELLHSLVYQTLEYINDRNKKRHKQPAESQEDDAAASCRDDDEGENVFTPLKIKVTETTLKTSVKKTVNMIPLPPASLIPPESHEKNKLPLISLKGEVLCSQKDFRMNLYIPGSRDMILLRSSSEDDSHPVKSLHVHHEADDRQLEEKEKEEEGALDAAGAGGAGGAGGDGGDGGAGGDAAENFFPLDDNMELDQEPEEHVDRHQAPSDGRMIRERRQVEADKQRREEAPPAVNIWMFHDPYSVLGEEKPLKPEKCYKVPDGLDDGGKRKRKRASPLQDFRSWFRGTFDPPEHKLKNGPKFTDLNYIYVNTVKDKVKTQRRIYRQTGVVVSDEELRRTFLQLEEAGPDRQEEEPVHGFRHPDLLGGDDDNSDNEYEAFPDDVPAEFDGGADVIAADARRDELSYEDLVKLRVASDILKVNSPTKY is encoded by the exons ATGGAGTCCACAGAGAGCCGGTTCGCTCACCTGCTGCAGCCCATCAGGGAACTCACCAAGAACTGGGACGTGGACGTGGCGTCGGAGCTGAACGACTACTTAGAGgag TTGGATGAAATGTGCATCACGTTCGATGGAGGAAAGTTTCGCCTGAACTTTGCAGAAGCTGCGATGCTCATCCAGGGCTCCGCCTGCATCTACAGCAAGAAG gtggagctgctgcacagcCTCGTTTATCAAACTCTGGAGTACATCAACGACAGGAACAAGAA ACGTCACAAACAGCCGGCCGAGTCTCAGGAGGACGACGCAGCAGCGAGTTGTCGTGACGATGATGAAGGCGAGAATGTG ttCACGCCTCTGAAAATCAAAGTCACAGAAACCACACTGAAAACCAGCGTCAAAAAG ACGGTGAACAtgattcctcttcctcctgcatctCTGATTCCTCCTGAATCTCACGAGAAGAACAAACTTCCTCTGATCAG tctGAAAGGCGAGGTGCTGTGCAGTCAGAAGGATTTCAGGATGAACTTGTACATCCCAGGAAGCAGGGACATGATCCTCCTCAGATCCAGTTCTGAAGATGATTCACATCCTGTCAAGTCTCTGCATGTTCATCATGAAGCAGATGATcggcagctggaggagaaggagaaggaggaggaag GAGCTTTGGATGCAGCTGGCgctggaggtgctggaggtgctggaggtgatggaggtgatggaggtgctGGAGGTGATGCTGCAGAGAACTTCTTCCCTTTAGACGACAACATGGAGCTGGACCAGGAACCAGAGGAACACGTCGACAGACACCAG GCTCCGAGCGACGGGCGGATGATTCGAGAGCGACGGCAGGTCGAGGCCGACAAGCAGCGGAGGGAGGAGGCGCCCCCTGCT gtgAACATCTGGATGTTTCATGACCCGTATTCTGTTCTCGGTGAAGAGAAACCGTTAAAACCAG AAAAATGTTACAAGGTTCCCGACGGCCTCGACGacggaggaaagaggaaaaggaaacgAGCGTCTCCACTTCAGGACTTCAGGAGCTGGTTCAGAGGAACCT TTGATCCTCCGGAGCACAAACTAAAGAACGGACCCAAGTTTACAg acctgaactaCATATACGTGAACACAGTCAAAGACAAAGTGAAGACTCAGAGAAGAATCTACAGACAAACT ggtgTGGTGGTTTCGGATGAGGAGCTGCGGAGGACattcctgcagctggaggaggcggggccagatcggcaggaggaggagcctgTGCACGGCTTCAGACACCCGGACCTTCTGG GTGGAGACGACGACAACTCAGACAACGAATATGAAGCGTTTCCCGACGACGTTCCCGCCGAGTTCGACGGAGGAGCGGACGTCATCGCAGCAG aCGCTCGGAGGGACGAGTTGAGTTATGAAGACCTGGTGAAGCTTCGTGTGGCAAGTGAC ATCCTCAAAGTTAATTCTCCaactaaatattaa
- the cradd gene encoding death domain-containing protein CRADD isoform X2, whose protein sequence is MDPAHRAVLRRNTRFLSAELQVSDSIVPLLFQEEILTEAQVEHIESQTTNTRKTRRLLELLPRRGPRAFRCFLRALDDFSWVRDRLLLDLHTPGPGAEPGPGPGAGAADDRQLPESVLQRVPSDRELSRLASRLGAEWELVLMDLGLSAEALFRCRSDHGLSAHGAALAGLVQWRRSEGRRARVQRLLESLQAADVHPSVLQDALI, encoded by the exons ATGGACCCGGCTCACAGAGCCGTTCTCCGGAGGAACACACGCTTCCTGTCCGCGGAGCTGCAGGTCAGCGACTCCATCGTCCCGCTTCTGTTCCAGGAGGAGATTCTGACGGAAGCTCAGGTGGAACACATCGAGTCCCAGACCACGAACACCAGGAAGACCCGGCggctcctggagctgctgccccGCAGGGGGCCCCGGGCCTTCCGCTGCTTCCTGCGGGCCCTGGACGACTTCAGCTGGGTCCGagacaggctgctgctggaccTCCACACCCCGGGACCCGGAGCTgaaccaggaccaggaccaggagctggag CTGCAGACGACCGGCAGCTTCCTGAGTCGGTTCTCCAGAGGGTTCCTTCAGATCGGGAGTTGTCCCGGCTAGCGTCTCGACTCGGAGCTGAGTGGGAGTTGGTGCTGATGGATCTGGGTTTGTCTGCGGAGGCTTTGTTTCGCTGTCGGTCCGATCATGGTCTCAGCGCTCACGGAGCAGCGCTCGCCGGCCTGGTTCAGTGGAGACGATCTGAGGGGAGGAGAGCCAGGGTCCAGAGGCTGCTGGAGTCTCTACAGGCTGCTGACGTCCACCCGTCTGTCCTGCAGGATGCCCTGATCTGA
- the cradd gene encoding death domain-containing protein CRADD isoform X1 — MDPAHRAVLRRNTRFLSAELQVSDSIVPLLFQEEILTEAQVEHIESQTTNTRKTRRLLELLPRRGPRAFRCFLRALDDFSWVRDRLLLDLHTPGPGAEPGPGPGAGAGSTDDRQLPESVLQRVPSDRELSRLASRLGAEWELVLMDLGLSAEALFRCRSDHGLSAHGAALAGLVQWRRSEGRRARVQRLLESLQAADVHPSVLQDALI, encoded by the exons ATGGACCCGGCTCACAGAGCCGTTCTCCGGAGGAACACACGCTTCCTGTCCGCGGAGCTGCAGGTCAGCGACTCCATCGTCCCGCTTCTGTTCCAGGAGGAGATTCTGACGGAAGCTCAGGTGGAACACATCGAGTCCCAGACCACGAACACCAGGAAGACCCGGCggctcctggagctgctgccccGCAGGGGGCCCCGGGCCTTCCGCTGCTTCCTGCGGGCCCTGGACGACTTCAGCTGGGTCCGagacaggctgctgctggaccTCCACACCCCGGGACCCGGAGCTgaaccaggaccaggaccaggagctggagctggatcCACAG ACGACCGGCAGCTTCCTGAGTCGGTTCTCCAGAGGGTTCCTTCAGATCGGGAGTTGTCCCGGCTAGCGTCTCGACTCGGAGCTGAGTGGGAGTTGGTGCTGATGGATCTGGGTTTGTCTGCGGAGGCTTTGTTTCGCTGTCGGTCCGATCATGGTCTCAGCGCTCACGGAGCAGCGCTCGCCGGCCTGGTTCAGTGGAGACGATCTGAGGGGAGGAGAGCCAGGGTCCAGAGGCTGCTGGAGTCTCTACAGGCTGCTGACGTCCACCCGTCTGTCCTGCAGGATGCCCTGATCTGA
- the LOC117757605 gene encoding protein SCO2 homolog, mitochondrial produces MSVLRCIVGGLRLPWVQQKLVSSPSVTSASVLVRPRGRPPHLPPQRLLSAGGDSPVSAAKLKLRTRLLVTLLFGGGVLAAWWYVYEEKQQRLRRQRIEQLGQVAVGQGNFSLLDHRGQRRTKQDFLGSWVLLYFGFTHCPDICPEELEKMSAVVSALDQDTSLPPVQPLFITVDPDRDDVAALDRYVKDFHPRLIGLTGTSEEVKHAGQDYRVYASPGPKDEDGDYIVDHTILIYLISPDGFFLDYYNRTKNEEQIGESLKNHVRNHVKLGEDR; encoded by the coding sequence ATGTCTGTGTTGCGGTGCATTGTGGGTGGACTGCGTCTTCCTTGGGTCCAGCAGAAACTTGTGTCCTCGCCATCTGTAACTTCAGCGAGTGTCCTCGTCAGACCGCGTGGAcgtcctcctcatcttcctccacaGCGACTCCTGTCTGCGGGGGGTGACTCGCCAGTTTCTGCAGCGAAGCTGAAGCTCAGGACTCGTCTGTTGGTGACTCTGCTGTTTGGCGGCGGCGTGCTGGCCGCCTGGTGGTACGTGTacgaggagaagcagcagaggttGCGGCGACAGCGCATTGAGCAGCTTGGGCAGGTGGCTGTGGGTCAGGGGAACTTCAGTCTCCTGGACCATAGGGGGCAGCGCAGGACCAAGCAGGACTTCCTGGGCAGCTGGGTGCTGCTGTACTTCGGCTTCACGCACTGTCCCGACATCTGCCCCgaagagctggagaagatgAGCGCCGTGGTGTCGGCTCTGGACCAGGACACCTCGCTGCCGCCCGTCCAGCCGCTCTTCATCACCGTGGACCCGGACAGGGACGATGTGGCGGCGCTGGACCGGTACGTCAAAGACTTCCACCCCCGTCTGATCGGACTGACCGGAACATCAGAGGAGGTGAAACACGCGGGGCAGGACTACAGAGTGTACGCCAGCCCCGGACCCAAAGACGAGGATGGAGACTACATCGTGGATCACACAATCCTGATCTACTTGATCAGTCCTGACGGGTTCTTCCTCGATTATTACAACAGAACCAAGAATGAGGAGCAGATCGGCGAGAGCCTCAAGAACCATGTCAGAAACCACGTCAAGCTCGGAGAAGATCGCTGA
- the ncaph2 gene encoding condensin-2 complex subunit H2 isoform X3, with amino-acid sequence MESTESRFAHLLQPIRELTKNWDVDVASELNDYLEELDEMCITFDGGKFRLNFAEAAMLIQGSACIYSKKVELLHSLVYQTLEYINDRNKKRHKQPAESQEDDAAASCRDDDEGENVFTPLKIKVTETTLKTSVKKTVNMIPLPPASLIPPESHEKNKLPLISLKGEVLCSQKDFRMNLYIPGSRDMILLRSSSEDDSHPVKSLHVHHEADDRQLEEKEKEEEGALDAAGAGGAGGAGGDGGDGGAGGDAAENFFPLDDNMELDQEPEEHVDRHQAPSDGRMIRERRQVEADKQRREEAPPAVNIWMFHDPYSVLGEEKPLKPEKCYKVPDGLDDGGKRKRKRASPLQDFRSWFRGTFDPPEHKLKNGPKFTDLNYIYVNTVKDKVKTQRRIYRQTGVVVSDEELRRTFLQLEEAGPDRQEEEPVHGFRHPDLLGGDDDNSDNEYEAFPDDVPAEFDGGADVIAADARRDELSYEDLVKLRVASDTKISSKLILQLNINIKRMKS; translated from the exons ATGGAGTCCACAGAGAGCCGGTTCGCTCACCTGCTGCAGCCCATCAGGGAACTCACCAAGAACTGGGACGTGGACGTGGCGTCGGAGCTGAACGACTACTTAGAGgag TTGGATGAAATGTGCATCACGTTCGATGGAGGAAAGTTTCGCCTGAACTTTGCAGAAGCTGCGATGCTCATCCAGGGCTCCGCCTGCATCTACAGCAAGAAG gtggagctgctgcacagcCTCGTTTATCAAACTCTGGAGTACATCAACGACAGGAACAAGAA ACGTCACAAACAGCCGGCCGAGTCTCAGGAGGACGACGCAGCAGCGAGTTGTCGTGACGATGATGAAGGCGAGAATGTG ttCACGCCTCTGAAAATCAAAGTCACAGAAACCACACTGAAAACCAGCGTCAAAAAG ACGGTGAACAtgattcctcttcctcctgcatctCTGATTCCTCCTGAATCTCACGAGAAGAACAAACTTCCTCTGATCAG tctGAAAGGCGAGGTGCTGTGCAGTCAGAAGGATTTCAGGATGAACTTGTACATCCCAGGAAGCAGGGACATGATCCTCCTCAGATCCAGTTCTGAAGATGATTCACATCCTGTCAAGTCTCTGCATGTTCATCATGAAGCAGATGATcggcagctggaggagaaggagaaggaggaggaag GAGCTTTGGATGCAGCTGGCgctggaggtgctggaggtgctggaggtgatggaggtgatggaggtgctGGAGGTGATGCTGCAGAGAACTTCTTCCCTTTAGACGACAACATGGAGCTGGACCAGGAACCAGAGGAACACGTCGACAGACACCAG GCTCCGAGCGACGGGCGGATGATTCGAGAGCGACGGCAGGTCGAGGCCGACAAGCAGCGGAGGGAGGAGGCGCCCCCTGCT gtgAACATCTGGATGTTTCATGACCCGTATTCTGTTCTCGGTGAAGAGAAACCGTTAAAACCAG AAAAATGTTACAAGGTTCCCGACGGCCTCGACGacggaggaaagaggaaaaggaaacgAGCGTCTCCACTTCAGGACTTCAGGAGCTGGTTCAGAGGAACCT TTGATCCTCCGGAGCACAAACTAAAGAACGGACCCAAGTTTACAg acctgaactaCATATACGTGAACACAGTCAAAGACAAAGTGAAGACTCAGAGAAGAATCTACAGACAAACT ggtgTGGTGGTTTCGGATGAGGAGCTGCGGAGGACattcctgcagctggaggaggcggggccagatcggcaggaggaggagcctgTGCACGGCTTCAGACACCCGGACCTTCTGG GTGGAGACGACGACAACTCAGACAACGAATATGAAGCGTTTCCCGACGACGTTCCCGCCGAGTTCGACGGAGGAGCGGACGTCATCGCAGCAG aCGCTCGGAGGGACGAGTTGAGTTATGAAGACCTGGTGAAGCTTCGTGTGGCAAGTGACAC CAAAATATCCTCAAAGTTAATTCTCCaactaaatattaatattaaacgtATGAAAAGTTGA
- the ncaph2 gene encoding condensin-2 complex subunit H2 isoform X1: protein MESTESRFAHLLQPIRELTKNWDVDVASELNDYLEELDEMCITFDGGKFRLNFAEAAMLIQGSACIYSKKVELLHSLVYQTLEYINDRNKKRHKQPAESQEDDAAASCRDDDEGENVFTPLKIKVTETTLKTSVKKTVNMIPLPPASLIPPESHEKNKLPLISLKGEVLCSQKDFRMNLYIPGSRDMILLRSSSEDDSHPVKSLHVHHEADDRQLEEKEKEEEGALDAAGAGGAGGAGGDGGDGGAGGDAAENFFPLDDNMELDQEPEEHVDRHQAPSDGRMIRERRQVEADKQRREEAPPAVNIWMFHDPYSVLGEEKPLKPEKCYKVPDGLDDGGKRKRKRASPLQDFRSWFRGTFDPPEHKLKNGPKFTDLNYIYVNTVKDKVKTQRRIYRQTGVVVSDEELRRTFLQLEEAGPDRQEEEPVHGFRHPDLLGGDDDNSDNEYEAFPDDVPAEFDGGADVIAADARRDELSYEDLVKLRVEQLVVNCQGYTQETALSRRVKHWEDKIRPELDLQEDRPVFDIHDYGGRIVGALNTVGHRRLFSSVVHGLDNFEACKYLLASLQLANDYTVDIDSVKGLDSSLDSSLDSMGLTLLSTHRATDRFKSDGFGLITSE from the exons ATGGAGTCCACAGAGAGCCGGTTCGCTCACCTGCTGCAGCCCATCAGGGAACTCACCAAGAACTGGGACGTGGACGTGGCGTCGGAGCTGAACGACTACTTAGAGgag TTGGATGAAATGTGCATCACGTTCGATGGAGGAAAGTTTCGCCTGAACTTTGCAGAAGCTGCGATGCTCATCCAGGGCTCCGCCTGCATCTACAGCAAGAAG gtggagctgctgcacagcCTCGTTTATCAAACTCTGGAGTACATCAACGACAGGAACAAGAA ACGTCACAAACAGCCGGCCGAGTCTCAGGAGGACGACGCAGCAGCGAGTTGTCGTGACGATGATGAAGGCGAGAATGTG ttCACGCCTCTGAAAATCAAAGTCACAGAAACCACACTGAAAACCAGCGTCAAAAAG ACGGTGAACAtgattcctcttcctcctgcatctCTGATTCCTCCTGAATCTCACGAGAAGAACAAACTTCCTCTGATCAG tctGAAAGGCGAGGTGCTGTGCAGTCAGAAGGATTTCAGGATGAACTTGTACATCCCAGGAAGCAGGGACATGATCCTCCTCAGATCCAGTTCTGAAGATGATTCACATCCTGTCAAGTCTCTGCATGTTCATCATGAAGCAGATGATcggcagctggaggagaaggagaaggaggaggaag GAGCTTTGGATGCAGCTGGCgctggaggtgctggaggtgctggaggtgatggaggtgatggaggtgctGGAGGTGATGCTGCAGAGAACTTCTTCCCTTTAGACGACAACATGGAGCTGGACCAGGAACCAGAGGAACACGTCGACAGACACCAG GCTCCGAGCGACGGGCGGATGATTCGAGAGCGACGGCAGGTCGAGGCCGACAAGCAGCGGAGGGAGGAGGCGCCCCCTGCT gtgAACATCTGGATGTTTCATGACCCGTATTCTGTTCTCGGTGAAGAGAAACCGTTAAAACCAG AAAAATGTTACAAGGTTCCCGACGGCCTCGACGacggaggaaagaggaaaaggaaacgAGCGTCTCCACTTCAGGACTTCAGGAGCTGGTTCAGAGGAACCT TTGATCCTCCGGAGCACAAACTAAAGAACGGACCCAAGTTTACAg acctgaactaCATATACGTGAACACAGTCAAAGACAAAGTGAAGACTCAGAGAAGAATCTACAGACAAACT ggtgTGGTGGTTTCGGATGAGGAGCTGCGGAGGACattcctgcagctggaggaggcggggccagatcggcaggaggaggagcctgTGCACGGCTTCAGACACCCGGACCTTCTGG GTGGAGACGACGACAACTCAGACAACGAATATGAAGCGTTTCCCGACGACGTTCCCGCCGAGTTCGACGGAGGAGCGGACGTCATCGCAGCAG aCGCTCGGAGGGACGAGTTGAGTTATGAAGACCTGGTGAAGCTTCGTGTG GAGCAGCTGGTGGTGAACTGTCAAGGTTACACTCAGGAGACGGCTCTGTCCCGACGAGTCAAACACTGGGAGGACAAGATCCGACCTGAACTGGATCTGCAG GAGGATCGTCCGGTGTTTGACATCCACGACTACGGAGGGCGGATTGTCGGAGCGCTGAACACCGTCGGTCACCGCAGGTTGTTCTCGTCTGTCGTTCACGGTCTGGACAACTTTGAAGCTTGTAAATATCTGCTGGCTTCACTGCAGCTG GCGAACGACTACACGGTGGACATCGACAGTGTTAAAGGTTTGGACTCGAGTTTGGACTCGAGTTTGGACTCGATGGGTTTGACTCTGCTCAGCACTCACAGAGCGACGGACAGATTCAAGTCTGACGGCTTCGGTCTGATAACATCTGAGTGA
- the ncaph2 gene encoding condensin-2 complex subunit H2 isoform X2 — protein sequence MESTESRFAHLLQPIRELTKNWDVDVASELNDYLEELDEMCITFDGGKFRLNFAEAAMLIQGSACIYSKKVELLHSLVYQTLEYINDRNKKRHKQPAESQEDDAAASCRDDDEGENVFTPLKIKVTETTLKTSVKKTVNMIPLPPASLIPPESHEKNKLPLISLKGEVLCSQKDFRMNLYIPGSRDMILLRSSSEDDSHPVKSLHVHHEADDRQLEEKEKEEEGALDADGGDGGAGGDAAENFFPLDDNMELDQEPEEHVDRHQAPSDGRMIRERRQVEADKQRREEAPPAVNIWMFHDPYSVLGEEKPLKPEKCYKVPDGLDDGGKRKRKRASPLQDFRSWFRGTFDPPEHKLKNGPKFTDLNYIYVNTVKDKVKTQRRIYRQTGVVVSDEELRRTFLQLEEAGPDRQEEEPVHGFRHPDLLGGDDDNSDNEYEAFPDDVPAEFDGGADVIAADARRDELSYEDLVKLRVEQLVVNCQGYTQETALSRRVKHWEDKIRPELDLQEDRPVFDIHDYGGRIVGALNTVGHRRLFSSVVHGLDNFEACKYLLASLQLANDYTVDIDSVKGLDSSLDSSLDSMGLTLLSTHRATDRFKSDGFGLITSE from the exons ATGGAGTCCACAGAGAGCCGGTTCGCTCACCTGCTGCAGCCCATCAGGGAACTCACCAAGAACTGGGACGTGGACGTGGCGTCGGAGCTGAACGACTACTTAGAGgag TTGGATGAAATGTGCATCACGTTCGATGGAGGAAAGTTTCGCCTGAACTTTGCAGAAGCTGCGATGCTCATCCAGGGCTCCGCCTGCATCTACAGCAAGAAG gtggagctgctgcacagcCTCGTTTATCAAACTCTGGAGTACATCAACGACAGGAACAAGAA ACGTCACAAACAGCCGGCCGAGTCTCAGGAGGACGACGCAGCAGCGAGTTGTCGTGACGATGATGAAGGCGAGAATGTG ttCACGCCTCTGAAAATCAAAGTCACAGAAACCACACTGAAAACCAGCGTCAAAAAG ACGGTGAACAtgattcctcttcctcctgcatctCTGATTCCTCCTGAATCTCACGAGAAGAACAAACTTCCTCTGATCAG tctGAAAGGCGAGGTGCTGTGCAGTCAGAAGGATTTCAGGATGAACTTGTACATCCCAGGAAGCAGGGACATGATCCTCCTCAGATCCAGTTCTGAAGATGATTCACATCCTGTCAAGTCTCTGCATGTTCATCATGAAGCAGATGATcggcagctggaggagaaggagaaggaggaggaag GAGCTTTGGATGCA gatggaggtgatggaggtgctGGAGGTGATGCTGCAGAGAACTTCTTCCCTTTAGACGACAACATGGAGCTGGACCAGGAACCAGAGGAACACGTCGACAGACACCAG GCTCCGAGCGACGGGCGGATGATTCGAGAGCGACGGCAGGTCGAGGCCGACAAGCAGCGGAGGGAGGAGGCGCCCCCTGCT gtgAACATCTGGATGTTTCATGACCCGTATTCTGTTCTCGGTGAAGAGAAACCGTTAAAACCAG AAAAATGTTACAAGGTTCCCGACGGCCTCGACGacggaggaaagaggaaaaggaaacgAGCGTCTCCACTTCAGGACTTCAGGAGCTGGTTCAGAGGAACCT TTGATCCTCCGGAGCACAAACTAAAGAACGGACCCAAGTTTACAg acctgaactaCATATACGTGAACACAGTCAAAGACAAAGTGAAGACTCAGAGAAGAATCTACAGACAAACT ggtgTGGTGGTTTCGGATGAGGAGCTGCGGAGGACattcctgcagctggaggaggcggggccagatcggcaggaggaggagcctgTGCACGGCTTCAGACACCCGGACCTTCTGG GTGGAGACGACGACAACTCAGACAACGAATATGAAGCGTTTCCCGACGACGTTCCCGCCGAGTTCGACGGAGGAGCGGACGTCATCGCAGCAG aCGCTCGGAGGGACGAGTTGAGTTATGAAGACCTGGTGAAGCTTCGTGTG GAGCAGCTGGTGGTGAACTGTCAAGGTTACACTCAGGAGACGGCTCTGTCCCGACGAGTCAAACACTGGGAGGACAAGATCCGACCTGAACTGGATCTGCAG GAGGATCGTCCGGTGTTTGACATCCACGACTACGGAGGGCGGATTGTCGGAGCGCTGAACACCGTCGGTCACCGCAGGTTGTTCTCGTCTGTCGTTCACGGTCTGGACAACTTTGAAGCTTGTAAATATCTGCTGGCTTCACTGCAGCTG GCGAACGACTACACGGTGGACATCGACAGTGTTAAAGGTTTGGACTCGAGTTTGGACTCGAGTTTGGACTCGATGGGTTTGACTCTGCTCAGCACTCACAGAGCGACGGACAGATTCAAGTCTGACGGCTTCGGTCTGATAACATCTGAGTGA